A region of Solanum dulcamara chromosome 7, daSolDulc1.2, whole genome shotgun sequence DNA encodes the following proteins:
- the LOC129896085 gene encoding uncharacterized protein LOC129896085, with the protein MVATRRSGSLPSTVKRSASSSDDSSSKRQKVVDNNNAESSEKPKSLPSTENPKELSSTDPPELAAVTVPDGDTAAAKGDDAPSISLVTPIAEGATPAIVDKPRSSVTLRKLNQGSETTSPWCRLISEFPQNPTIHVSATNFLIGSSKNAHLPIKQQTVSATLCSIRLTQHEGNWVAVLESRGKGSVQVNGKTVRKTTSCILNSGDELVFGATGNHAYIFEQLPYDLGVKSPPSDVRTSAGKLLRVERRAGDASAVAGASILASLSSLRQDPSRLKPTSQVSGNEVPSSPVIHEDEFDGLEVDSAANVGSSSAADAGLTNKIPPLDGNLNASREAGNIPEEREWTRDSMPASAAGVSLRCAVFKEEIHAAIVDGQQLDVSFDSFPYYLSENTKNVLIAASYIHLKHKEQVKYTSELPTINPRILLSGPAGSEIYQEMLAKALAHYYGAKLLIFDSHSFLGGLSAKEAELLKEGCSGHKMSANSKQIPGEPDLPKGNESSSGQVTNANTLTDPLGSEAQPKMESGNVPSLAGTSKNTLFKIGDKVRFIGSASGGLYSNSTRGPTFGTRGKIVLPFEDNALSKIGVRFDKPIPDGVNFGGLCDDGHGFFCKASELRLEATGADDLDKLLISTLFEVVFGESKNSPFILFMKDAEKSMAGNSESYSTFKSRLEKLPANIVVIGSHAHTDNRKEKSHPGGLLFTKFGSNQTALLDLAFPDSFGKLHDRGKEVTKTTKLLTKLFPNKVTIHMPQDEALLSDWKQQLDRDADTLKMKGNLNSLRTVLNRNGLDSDGLDTLCIKDQTFSVESAEKVVGWALSHHLMQNPAADPDVRLVLSPVSIQYGLEILQAMQNESKSLKKSLKDIVTENEFEKRLLADVIPPSDIGVTFDDIGALENVKDTLKELVMLPLQRPELFCKGQLTKPCKGILLFGPPGTGKTMLAKAVATEAGANFINISMSSITSKWFGEGEKYVKAVFSLASKIAPSVVFVDEVDSMLGRRENPGEHEAMRKMKNEFMVNWDGLRTKDTERVLVLAATNRPFDLDEAVIRRLPRRLMVNLPDAPNRAKILKVILSKEDLSPDVDLDAVASMTDGYSGSDLKNLCVTAAYQPIREILEKEKKEHAAALAEGKPTPTPCGGADIRPLNMDDFKNAHERVCASVSSESINMTELLQWNELYGEGGSRRKKSLSYFM; encoded by the exons ATGGTTGCGACGAGACGAAGTGGATCTCTGCCGTCGACTGTTAAGCGGTCGGCCTCCTCCTCCGATGATTCTTCCTCTAAGCGTCAAAAA GTAGTAGATAATAATAATGCGGAGTCTTCGGAGAAACCGAAGTCTCTTCCATCGACGGAGAATCCCAAGGAGTTGTCTTCAACTGACCCGCCGGAATTGGCCGCCGTTACTGTTCCCGACGGTGATACCGCCGCCGCAAAGGGTGATGATGCACCTTCCATTTCCCTTGTCACACCTATCGCAGAAG GGGCAACACCTGCTATAGTTGATAAGCCAAGGAGCTCCGTGACTTTGAGGAAGCTGAATCAAGGTTCGGAAACAACATCGCCTTGGTGTAGGCTTATATCGGAGTTTCCACAG AACCCAACTATACATGTTTCGGCTACAAATTTCTTGATTGGTTCTAGCAAAAATGCTCATCTTCCTATCAAGCAACAAACAGTTAGTGCAACCTTATGTTCTATAAGGCTTACACAG CACGAAGGAAACTGGGTTGCTGTGCTTGAGAGCAGGGGCAAAGGATCTGTGCAAGTTAATGGAAAGACAGTTAGGAAAACCACTAGTTGCATTCTCAATTCAGGCGATGAGCTTGTTTTTGGTGCTACGGGAAATCATGCTTAT ATATTTGAGCAGCTGCCATATGATCTTGGAGTTAAGTCACCTCCTTCAGATGTTAGGACCAGTGCAGGTAAATTGCTGCGCGTTGAGAGAAGAGCAGGAGATGCATCAGCTGTAGCAGGTGCTTCCATTTTGGCATCACTTTCAAGCCTGCGGCAAGACCCATCGCGTTTGAAACCTACGTCTCAGGTTAGTGGGAATGAGGTGCCTTCTTCCCCTGTTATTCATGAAGACGAGTTTGATGGCCTCGAAGTCGATTCAGCTGCAAATGTTGGCAGCAGCAGTGCTGCTGATGCTGGGTTGACTAACAAAATCCCCCCTCTTGATGGAAACCTGAATGCTAGCAGAGAGGCAGGCAAC ATACCGGAGGAAAGAGAGTGGACCAGAGATTCAATGCCAGCTTCCGCAGCAGGGGTGTCTCTGAGATGTGCAGTATTTAAAGAAGAGATTCATGCTGCAATAGTTGATGGACAACAGCTAGATGTTTCATTTGATAGCTTCCCATATTACTTAAG TGAGAACACAAAAAATGTGCTGATTGCGGCTTCTTATATACACCTGAAGcataaagaacaagtaaaaTATACTTCTGAGCTACCCACTATCAACCCAAGAATTCTGCTCTCCGGTCCTGCAG GATCTGAGATTTATCAGGAGATGCTGGCAAAGGCACTTGCTCACTATTATGGAGCTAAATTGCTCATCTTCGATAGCCATTCCTTTTTGGGT GGTCTTTCAGCAAAGGAGGCTGAATTACTAAAAGAGGGATGCAGTGGACATAAGATGTCTGCTAACTCCAAGCAGATTCCTGGAGAACCTGACTTGCCTAAAGGCAATGAGTCATCATCTGGTCAAGTAACTAATGCTAACACTCTGACTGATCCTTTGGGTTCGGAAGCACAACCAAAGATGGAGAGTGGCAATGTACCGTCTTTAGCCGGGACATCAAAGAATACCTTGTTCAAGATAG GTGATAAAGTGAGGTTCATTGGTTCTGCTTCTGGTGGTTTATATTCAAACTCTACCAG GGGGCCAACTTTTGGGACTCGAGGGAAGATTGTGTTGCCTTTTGAAGATAATGCATTATCAAAAATTGGTGTAAGGTTTGATAAGCCTATACCAGACGGGGTTAACTTTGGGGGTCTTTGTGATGATGGCCATGGATTCTTTTGCAAGG cCAGCGAGCTACGCTTGGAAGCCACAGGTGCCGATGATCTGGACAAGTTACTCATTAGCACATTGTTTGAG GTGGTATTTGGCGAGAGCAAAAATTCCCCcttcattttatttatgaaaGATGCTGAGAAATCTATGGCAGGGAATTCAGAATCTTATTCAACTTTTAAAAGTCGGCTTGAAAAGCTTCCTGCTAACATCGTTGTTATTGGATCTCACGCACATACAGATAACCGCAAAGAAAAG TCACATCCTGGGGGATTGCTCTTCACCAAATTTGGCAGCAATCAAACTGCTTTGCTCGATTTGGCTTTCCCG GACAGTTTTGGGAAGTTGCATGACAGGGGAAAGGAAGTTACCAAGACAACTAAACTTCTGACAAAGCTTTTCCCCAACAAAGTGACCATTCACATGCCACAG GATGAGGCGCTTTTATCTGATTGGAAGCAACAGTTGGATCGAGATGCTGATACCCTCAAAATGAAAGGAAATTTGAATAGCTTGCGAACA GTTCTAAATCGGAATGGATTAGACTCTGATGGACTTGACACACTGTGCATCAAAGACCAGACTTTTTCTGTTGAAA GTGCAGAGAAGGTGGTTGGATGGGCCTTGAGCCATCATTTGATGCAGAACCCTGCTGCAGATCCTGACGTGAGGCTTGTTTTGTCTCCTGTGAG CATTCAGTATGGATTGGAAATTCTACAAGCTATGCAAAATGAAAGCAAGAGCTTGAAGAAGTCACTTAAG GATATTGTGACTGAGAATGAATTTGAGAAGCGACTTCTGGCAGATGTTATTCCCCCCAGTGATATTGGAGTAACATTTGACGATATTGGTGCGCTTGAAAATGTCAAGGATACATTAAAAGAGCTGGTCATGCTTCCTTTACAAAGACCTGAACTTTTCTGCAAGGGTCAACTAACCAAG CCATGCAAGGGAATACTTCTATTTGGACCCCCTGGAACTGGGAAAACCATGCTCGCGAAAGCAGTTGCCACTGAAGCCGGTGCGAACTTTATCAATATTTCAATGTCAAGTATCACTTCAAAG TGGTTTGGTGAGGGTGAGAAATATGTGAAAGCTGTCTTCTCCCTTGCTAGTAAAATTGCTCCGAGTGTCGTTTTTGTTGATGAA GTTGATAGCATGCTGGGACGACGGGAAAATCCAGGAGAACACGAGGCAATGCgtaaaatgaaaaatgaattcaTGGTGAATTGGGATGGCTTGCGTACAAAAGATACTGAGCGAGTGTTGGTACTTGCAGCAACAAACAGACCATTTGACCTTGATGAGGCTGTCATAAGGCGACTGCCGCGTAG GCTGATGGTCAATTTACCAGATGCTCCAAATAGAGCGAAAATTCTGAAAGTGATACTTTCAAAAGAAGACTTGTCTCCAGATGTTGATCTGGATGCAGTTGCAAGTATGACTGATGGatattctggaagtgaccttaAG AATCTTTGTGTTACAGCGGCATATCAACCCATTAGAgaaatcctagaaaaagaaaaaaag